The proteins below are encoded in one region of Qipengyuania sp. HL-TH1:
- the rpoB gene encoding DNA-directed RNA polymerase subunit beta: MATKAKAPAKSPKKARGANAQGTAKRRIRKIFGDIHEVVDMPNLIEVQRESYEQFLRSNKEIDYVSGLEKTLRSVFPIRDFAGTAELDFVHYELEAPKYDIVECRQRGITYAAPMKVTLRLIVFEVDQETETRSVLDIKEQDVYMGDMPLMTGNGTFVINGTERVIVSQMHRSPGVLFDHDRGKTHSSGKLLFAARIIPYRGSWLDFEFDAKDIVNVRIDRKRKLPVTALLYALGLDSEDILAHFYETVTWKRATGKKGEGWNIPFVPENWRGQKPAFALVDAKTGEEVFPAGQKISPRAANKAAKDGLETLLLPTEEIFGRYASRDMIDEKTGRIYIEAGEEVSAENLEVLDAAGVDSMVLLDVDHVTTGPWIRNTLQVDKAENRDEGLEAIYKVMRPGEPPTKETAEALFEGLFFDSERYDLSAVGRVKLNMRLDLDAEDTVTTLRKEDILAVVKELVDLKDGKGDVDDIDNLGNRRVRSVGELLENQYRVGLLRMERAVKERMSSVDVSTVMPNDLINAKPAVAAVREFFGSSQLSQFMDQTNPLSEVTHKRRVSALGPGGLTRERAGFEVRDVHPTHYGRICPIETPEGPNIGLINSLSTFARVNKYGFIETPYRKVLDGKVTEEVVYLSAMEEQKHTVAQASADLNDDGSFVEELVSARHDGDNLMAPRESITLMDVSPKQLVSVAASLIPFLENDDANRALMGSNMQRQAVPLVKAEAPFVGTGMEETVARDSGAAIAATRGGIVDQVDATRIVIRAIGDVEAGQSGVDIYTLQKFQRSNQNTCINQRPLVKVGETVEPGDIIADGPSTDLGELALGRNSLVAFMPWNGYNYEDSILISERIVKDDVFTSIHIEEFEVMARDTKLGPEDITRDIPNVGEEALRNLDEAGIVYIGAEVHPGDILAGKITPKGESPMTPEEKLLRAIFGEKASDVRDTSLRLPPGVAGTVVEVRVFNRHGIEIDDRTRAIQNEEIERLRKDSNDERAILNRATYNRLRDMLMGQTASAAPKGVKKGTEISEELLDDIDRHEWFKFAVADDGRQAQLEAVKSQYDEAVKIIEEKFEDRKEKLERGDELAPGVLKMVKVFVAVKRKLQPGDKMAGRHGNKGVISRILPQEDMPFLEDGTPVDIVLNPLGVPSRMNVGQIFETHLGMAARNLGHQIGEQLEEWKRANPNASEDCAKAKPPEAIIDRLKEVYGEEYHDAIDSRSTAEVIELAGNLTTGVPMGTPVFDGAREGDVTIELEKAGLHSSGQSVLFDGRTGEAFDRKVTVGIIYMLKLHHLVDDKIHARSIGPYSLVTQQPLGGKAQFGGQRFGEMEVWALQAYGAAYTLQEILTVKSDDVIGRTKVYEAIVKGDDTFEAGIPESFNVLVKEMRSLGLNVELKSLSEGDEDGDGLAIAAE; the protein is encoded by the coding sequence ATGGCTACCAAGGCGAAAGCTCCCGCGAAGTCCCCCAAGAAGGCACGCGGAGCAAATGCGCAGGGCACGGCGAAACGCCGGATCCGCAAGATCTTCGGCGACATCCATGAAGTCGTCGATATGCCTAACCTCATCGAGGTGCAGCGCGAGAGCTACGAACAGTTCCTGCGTTCGAACAAGGAGATCGATTACGTCTCCGGCCTCGAGAAGACGCTGCGCTCGGTGTTCCCGATCCGCGACTTCGCCGGTACCGCCGAACTCGACTTCGTCCATTACGAACTCGAAGCGCCGAAATACGACATCGTCGAATGCCGCCAGCGTGGGATCACCTATGCCGCGCCGATGAAGGTCACGCTGCGCCTGATCGTGTTCGAGGTCGACCAGGAAACCGAGACCCGCTCGGTCCTCGATATCAAGGAGCAGGACGTCTACATGGGCGACATGCCGCTCATGACCGGCAATGGCACCTTCGTCATCAACGGCACCGAGCGCGTGATCGTATCGCAGATGCACCGTTCGCCGGGTGTGTTGTTCGATCACGACCGCGGCAAGACGCATTCCTCGGGTAAGCTGCTGTTCGCCGCGCGCATCATTCCCTATCGCGGTTCGTGGCTCGATTTCGAATTCGACGCCAAGGACATCGTCAACGTCCGGATCGACCGCAAGCGCAAGCTGCCGGTCACCGCGCTGCTGTATGCGCTGGGCCTCGATAGCGAGGACATCCTCGCGCATTTCTACGAAACCGTCACCTGGAAGCGCGCGACCGGCAAGAAGGGCGAAGGCTGGAACATCCCCTTCGTCCCCGAAAACTGGCGCGGCCAGAAGCCGGCCTTCGCGCTGGTCGATGCCAAGACCGGCGAGGAAGTGTTCCCCGCCGGCCAGAAGATCAGCCCGCGTGCCGCCAACAAGGCGGCCAAGGACGGTCTTGAAACGCTGCTGCTGCCGACCGAGGAAATCTTCGGCCGCTATGCCAGCCGCGACATGATCGACGAGAAGACCGGCCGCATCTACATCGAGGCGGGCGAGGAAGTGTCGGCCGAGAACCTCGAAGTGCTCGATGCCGCGGGCGTCGATTCGATGGTCCTGCTCGACGTCGACCATGTCACCACCGGTCCGTGGATCCGCAACACGCTGCAGGTCGACAAGGCCGAGAACCGCGACGAGGGTCTCGAAGCGATCTACAAGGTCATGCGTCCGGGCGAACCGCCGACCAAGGAAACCGCCGAAGCGCTGTTCGAAGGCCTGTTCTTCGATAGCGAGCGCTACGACCTTTCCGCCGTCGGCCGCGTCAAGCTCAACATGCGTCTCGACCTCGACGCCGAAGACACCGTGACCACGCTGCGCAAGGAAGACATCCTTGCCGTGGTCAAGGAACTGGTCGACCTCAAGGACGGCAAGGGCGACGTCGACGACATCGACAATCTCGGCAACCGCCGGGTGCGTTCGGTCGGCGAACTGCTCGAAAACCAGTACCGCGTCGGCCTGCTGCGCATGGAGCGTGCGGTCAAGGAGCGCATGAGCTCGGTCGATGTCTCGACCGTGATGCCGAACGATCTGATCAACGCGAAGCCGGCTGTCGCCGCAGTGCGCGAGTTCTTCGGTTCCTCGCAGCTCTCGCAGTTCATGGACCAGACCAACCCGCTGTCGGAAGTCACCCACAAGCGCCGCGTCTCGGCGCTTGGCCCCGGTGGTCTCACGCGTGAGCGGGCCGGCTTCGAAGTGCGCGACGTTCACCCGACGCACTACGGCCGCATCTGCCCGATTGAAACGCCCGAAGGCCCGAACATCGGCCTCATCAACTCGCTCTCGACCTTTGCGCGCGTCAACAAATACGGCTTTATCGAAACGCCCTATCGCAAGGTTCTCGACGGCAAGGTCACCGAAGAGGTGGTCTATCTCTCGGCGATGGAAGAGCAGAAGCACACCGTTGCGCAGGCTTCGGCCGATCTCAACGATGACGGTTCGTTCGTCGAGGAACTGGTTTCGGCCCGTCACGACGGTGACAACCTCATGGCGCCGCGCGAATCCATCACGCTGATGGACGTCAGCCCCAAGCAGCTCGTCTCGGTTGCCGCATCGCTCATTCCGTTCCTGGAAAACGATGACGCCAACCGCGCGCTGATGGGCTCGAACATGCAGCGTCAGGCTGTGCCCCTGGTCAAGGCCGAGGCACCCTTCGTCGGTACCGGCATGGAAGAAACCGTGGCGCGTGACAGCGGCGCGGCGATCGCTGCGACCCGCGGCGGGATCGTCGACCAGGTCGACGCGACGCGTATCGTGATCCGCGCGATCGGCGATGTCGAAGCCGGCCAGTCGGGCGTCGACATCTACACGCTGCAGAAGTTCCAGCGTTCGAACCAGAACACCTGCATCAACCAGCGTCCGCTGGTGAAGGTGGGCGAGACGGTCGAACCGGGCGACATCATCGCCGACGGTCCCTCGACCGATCTCGGCGAGCTGGCGCTGGGCCGCAACAGCCTCGTCGCCTTCATGCCCTGGAACGGCTACAACTACGAGGATAGTATCCTCATCTCCGAGCGCATCGTGAAGGACGATGTCTTCACCTCGATCCACATCGAGGAATTCGAAGTCATGGCGCGCGACACCAAGCTCGGGCCCGAAGACATCACCCGCGACATTCCCAATGTCGGCGAGGAAGCGCTGCGCAACCTCGACGAAGCGGGCATCGTCTACATCGGTGCCGAAGTGCATCCGGGCGATATCCTGGCGGGCAAGATCACGCCCAAGGGCGAAAGCCCGATGACGCCGGAAGAAAAGCTCCTGCGCGCCATCTTCGGTGAAAAGGCCAGCGATGTGCGCGACACCTCGCTTCGCCTGCCGCCGGGTGTTGCCGGGACCGTCGTCGAAGTGCGCGTCTTCAACCGTCACGGTATCGAGATCGACGACCGTACCCGGGCGATCCAGAACGAGGAAATCGAACGCCTCCGCAAGGACTCGAACGACGAACGCGCGATCCTCAACCGGGCGACCTACAACCGCCTGCGCGACATGCTGATGGGCCAGACGGCTTCGGCAGCGCCCAAGGGCGTCAAGAAGGGCACCGAGATCAGCGAAGAGCTGCTCGACGACATCGACCGGCACGAATGGTTCAAGTTCGCCGTGGCCGACGATGGCCGCCAGGCGCAGCTTGAAGCGGTCAAGTCGCAGTATGACGAAGCGGTCAAGATCATCGAAGAGAAGTTCGAAGACCGTAAGGAAAAGCTCGAACGCGGCGACGAACTCGCTCCGGGCGTGCTCAAGATGGTCAAGGTCTTCGTCGCGGTGAAGCGCAAGCTGCAGCCGGGCGACAAGATGGCCGGCCGTCACGGGAACAAGGGTGTGATTTCGCGCATCCTGCCGCAGGAGGACATGCCGTTCCTCGAGGACGGTACCCCGGTCGACATCGTGCTCAACCCGCTGGGCGTGCCCTCGCGCATGAACGTCGGTCAGATCTTCGAAACGCATCTCGGCATGGCGGCCCGCAATCTGGGCCACCAGATCGGCGAGCAGCTCGAAGAGTGGAAGCGCGCCAATCCGAACGCGTCGGAAGATTGCGCCAAGGCCAAGCCGCCCGAAGCGATCATCGATCGTCTGAAGGAAGTTTACGGCGAGGAGTATCACGACGCGATCGACAGCCGTTCGACCGCCGAAGTGATCGAACTGGCAGGCAATCTGACCACGGGTGTCCCGATGGGTACGCCGGTGTTCGACGGTGCGCGCGAAGGCGATGTAACGATCGAGCTCGAAAAGGCCGGTCTGCACAGCTCGGGCCAGTCGGTCCTGTTCGACGGGCGTACCGGTGAAGCCTTCGACCGCAAGGTCACCGTGGGCATCATCTACATGCTCAAGCTGCACCACCTCGTCGACGACAAGATCCACGCCCGTTCGATCGGCCCCTACAGCCTCGTCACCCAGCAGCCGCTGGGCGGTAAGGCGCAGTTCGGCGGCCAGCGCTTCGGGGAAATGGAGGTCTGGGCGCTCCAGGCCTACGGCGCCGCCTACACGCTGCAGGAAATCCTCACCGTGAAGTCGGATGACGTGATCGGGCGGACCAAGGTCTACGAAGCGATCGTCAAGGGTGACGATACCTTCGAAGCGGGCATTCCGGAGAGCTTCAACGTGCTCGTCAAGGAAATGCGCAGCCTGGGTCTCAATGTCGAACTCAAGTCGCTCAGCGAAGGCGACGAGGACGGCGACGGCCTCGCGATCGCGGCGGAGTAA
- a CDS encoding nuclear transport factor 2 family protein, protein MYRLAPLVAAFSLAAFSLAAFSLAACSGSAADAPVPTEVRIGGLTAGDREALHSLDRAYVKAWREDGTEAQAEALLKLFAPDAIVYPGRGRGPLSGTEELRAFWFPEGAPPTRIEYIDHRTIDVEGSVALAAITGYSEIAFVFDGARTAQRGHYIIHARPDAAGHWKIERMMWSARAEG, encoded by the coding sequence ATGTATCGCCTGGCACCCCTGGTGGCGGCCTTTAGCCTGGCGGCCTTTAGCCTGGCGGCCTTTAGCCTGGCGGCCTGTTCCGGGTCCGCTGCCGATGCGCCCGTCCCCACCGAAGTGCGGATCGGCGGGCTGACCGCGGGGGATCGCGAGGCGCTGCATTCGCTCGACCGGGCCTATGTCAAAGCCTGGCGCGAAGATGGTACCGAGGCGCAGGCGGAGGCGTTACTGAAGCTGTTTGCGCCCGATGCAATCGTCTATCCCGGGCGCGGCCGCGGGCCGCTCTCGGGGACCGAGGAATTGCGCGCCTTCTGGTTTCCCGAAGGCGCGCCGCCGACCAGGATCGAGTATATCGACCATCGCACGATCGATGTCGAAGGCTCGGTCGCGCTGGCCGCGATCACCGGTTACAGCGAGATTGCCTTCGTCTTCGATGGCGCGCGCACCGCGCAGCGCGGCCATTATATCATCCACGCCCGCCCCGACGCGGCAGGCCACTGGAAGATCGAACGGATGATGTGGAGCGCCCGCGCGGAGGGCTGA
- the rplJ gene encoding 50S ribosomal protein L10 has translation MDRSQKTDAVAQLNEVFAQSGVVVVTRNLGLTVDQSTELRTKMREAGASYKVAKNRLAKLALKDTDYTGLEEYLTGPTALGYSEDPVAAAKAVVEFAKTTDKIEIVGGSMGAQKLDEAGVRALASMPSLDELRGTIVGLLNAPATKVVRTIKEPTSMLARVVGAYGAKEAA, from the coding sequence ATGGATCGTTCGCAGAAAACCGATGCGGTCGCCCAGCTCAACGAAGTCTTCGCCCAGTCCGGCGTGGTGGTCGTCACCCGCAATCTGGGGCTTACGGTGGATCAGTCCACCGAACTGCGTACGAAGATGCGTGAAGCCGGTGCGTCCTACAAGGTTGCCAAGAACCGTCTCGCCAAGCTCGCCCTGAAGGACACCGACTACACAGGTCTCGAAGAGTACCTGACCGGTCCGACCGCCCTTGGTTATTCCGAGGATCCGGTTGCTGCGGCGAAAGCCGTGGTGGAGTTCGCCAAGACTACCGACAAGATTGAAATCGTCGGTGGTTCGATGGGCGCGCAGAAGCTCGACGAAGCAGGGGTTCGGGCGCTTGCCTCGATGCCCAGCCTCGACGAACTTCGTGGCACTATCGTGGGCCTCCTCAACGCGCCGGCAACCAAGGTTGTCCGCACGATCAAGGAACCCACGTCGATGCTCGCACGCGTTGTTGGCGCCTATGGCGCCAAGGAAGCCGCGTAA
- the rplL gene encoding 50S ribosomal protein L7/L12, whose amino-acid sequence MADIAKLVEELSKLTVMEAAELAKALEEEWGVSAAAAVAVAGPAGGGDAPAAEEKDEFDVVLTGDGGKKIQVIKEVRAITGLGLSEAKALVEGAPKPVKEGVNKAEAEEIKGKIEAAGGTVELK is encoded by the coding sequence ATGGCCGATATCGCCAAGCTTGTTGAAGAACTGTCGAAGCTGACCGTCATGGAAGCCGCTGAGCTTGCCAAGGCACTTGAAGAAGAGTGGGGCGTGAGCGCCGCTGCTGCTGTTGCTGTTGCTGGCCCCGCCGGCGGCGGCGACGCCCCCGCAGCCGAAGAAAAGGACGAATTCGATGTCGTCCTGACCGGCGACGGTGGCAAGAAGATCCAGGTCATCAAGGAAGTCCGCGCCATCACCGGTCTGGGCCTCTCGGAAGCCAAGGCTCTCGTCGAAGGTGCGCCCAAGCCCGTCAAGGAAGGCGTCAACAAGGCAGAAGCCGAAGAAATCAAGGGCAAGATCGAAGCAGCCGGCGGTACCGTCGAGCTCAAGTAA
- a CDS encoding MATE family efflux transporter, translating into MTNATAMEPTPPGGDGWRTELRATLRLSWPLAAANLLQMLTYAIDVIFIARLGEDQLAASALAIALFGLVLWALSGLTGAVAPVAAAELGERAPALRPVRRTVRMALWLALFSGVAGIGLCLLLGPLMQVTGQEPQIIAMAIEYNSLLVLSLVPMLFCNVLRSFVSTLDRPIFATAITAGGIFVNALANYAFIFGNLGAPELGLQGAAVATIFTTLTTLAAYVVAIRVDPKLHRYRVFGRWWSPDWARFMHIVRVGTPIALTITAEAGIFGAAAFLMGNIGASELAAHTVALQIAALAFQVPFGVGQAATIRVGYFYGARDPEGVKRAGWTAIIVGTGFMALTALAMVVIPKPLIAIYVDPWDPKNAVLVGFALQYIVIAAAFQLFDGMQAVAAGALRGLQDTRIPMWIAAFAYWVPGIGTALVLGFYTPLAGIGVWIGLATGLTVAAALLGWRWHRREALGLTRHPLNA; encoded by the coding sequence ATGACGAACGCAACCGCCATGGAGCCCACGCCTCCTGGCGGTGATGGCTGGCGCACCGAGCTGCGCGCGACGCTGCGGCTGAGTTGGCCGCTGGCGGCGGCAAACCTGTTGCAGATGCTGACCTATGCGATCGACGTGATCTTCATCGCGCGGCTGGGCGAGGACCAGCTTGCGGCCTCGGCGCTGGCGATCGCGCTGTTCGGCCTGGTGCTATGGGCGCTGTCGGGGCTGACCGGGGCGGTGGCGCCGGTGGCGGCTGCCGAGCTGGGCGAACGTGCCCCGGCGCTGCGCCCGGTCCGGCGGACGGTCCGCATGGCGCTGTGGCTGGCGCTGTTTTCGGGCGTGGCCGGGATCGGCCTGTGCCTGCTGCTCGGCCCGCTGATGCAGGTGACCGGGCAGGAACCTCAGATCATCGCGATGGCGATCGAATACAACTCGCTGCTCGTGCTCAGCCTGGTGCCGATGCTGTTCTGCAACGTGCTGCGCAGCTTCGTGTCCACACTCGACCGTCCGATCTTCGCCACTGCGATTACTGCGGGCGGCATCTTCGTCAATGCGCTGGCCAATTACGCTTTCATCTTCGGCAATCTGGGCGCGCCCGAGCTTGGGCTGCAGGGCGCCGCGGTCGCGACGATCTTCACCACGCTGACCACGCTTGCGGCATATGTCGTCGCGATCCGGGTGGACCCGAAGCTGCACCGCTACCGCGTGTTCGGGCGGTGGTGGTCGCCCGACTGGGCGCGCTTCATGCACATCGTTCGCGTGGGCACGCCGATCGCGCTGACCATTACCGCAGAGGCAGGCATCTTCGGCGCGGCCGCTTTCCTGATGGGCAATATCGGCGCGAGCGAACTGGCCGCGCACACGGTGGCGCTGCAGATCGCGGCGCTGGCGTTCCAGGTGCCCTTCGGTGTCGGCCAGGCGGCGACGATCAGGGTGGGCTATTTCTATGGCGCGCGCGATCCCGAGGGGGTCAAGCGCGCGGGATGGACCGCGATCATCGTCGGCACCGGTTTCATGGCGCTCACCGCGCTGGCGATGGTGGTGATCCCCAAGCCGCTGATCGCGATCTATGTCGATCCGTGGGACCCGAAGAATGCCGTGCTGGTAGGCTTCGCGCTGCAGTATATCGTCATCGCCGCGGCCTTCCAGCTGTTCGACGGAATGCAGGCGGTCGCCGCAGGCGCGCTGCGCGGGCTGCAGGATACCCGCATCCCGATGTGGATCGCCGCCTTCGCCTATTGGGTCCCGGGGATCGGCACCGCGCTGGTGCTGGGCTTCTACACCCCGCTGGCGGGGATCGGCGTGTGGATCGGGCTGGCGACCGGGCTGACGGTGGCCGCCGCACTGCTCGGCTGGCGCTGGCATCGGCGCGAGGCGCTGGGGCTGACCCGCCACCCGCTTAACGCATAG
- a CDS encoding mechanosensitive ion channel family protein produces the protein MTTDQAISALTIPEQIWLWLRLHMMDIAGAFAVLVIGLLLAGILSRWAERAMTRSPRFEPTVANFLSSIVKYALWAVVLVTVLAQFGVETTSILAALGGMALAVGLALQGTLSNVASGVMILVQKPFKVGEAISAGSVTGTVQQIGLFTTELKQFDGLFVMVPNSQLWNQAIVNFHRHPNRRLELVVGIAYGDSMLRAREELLKLALTDERVLSEPEAVTFVSSLDDSSVGIGLRVWCSTSDYLGLSWDLTEAVKARFDDVGISIPFPQREVVQRAA, from the coding sequence ATGACGACCGACCAAGCCATTTCCGCACTGACCATTCCCGAACAGATCTGGCTTTGGCTGCGGCTGCACATGATGGATATCGCGGGCGCTTTCGCGGTGCTGGTCATCGGCCTGCTGCTTGCCGGGATACTTTCGCGTTGGGCGGAACGGGCGATGACGCGCTCGCCGCGGTTCGAGCCGACCGTGGCCAACTTCCTCTCGAGCATCGTGAAATACGCTCTGTGGGCGGTGGTGCTGGTCACCGTGCTCGCGCAGTTCGGGGTGGAAACCACCAGCATCCTCGCCGCGCTCGGCGGCATGGCGCTCGCGGTGGGCCTCGCGTTGCAGGGCACGCTCAGCAATGTTGCTTCCGGGGTGATGATCCTCGTCCAGAAGCCGTTCAAGGTGGGCGAGGCGATCTCCGCCGGGTCGGTGACCGGCACGGTCCAGCAGATCGGGCTGTTTACGACCGAACTCAAGCAGTTCGACGGCCTGTTCGTGATGGTGCCCAATTCGCAGCTGTGGAACCAGGCGATCGTCAACTTCCACCGGCATCCGAACCGCCGGCTCGAACTGGTCGTGGGCATTGCCTATGGCGACAGCATGCTGCGCGCGCGAGAGGAGCTGTTGAAGCTGGCCCTGACCGACGAGCGTGTGTTGTCCGAACCCGAGGCGGTCACCTTCGTCAGCTCGCTCGATGACAGCTCGGTCGGGATCGGCCTGCGCGTGTGGTGCAGCACCTCCGACTATCTCGGCCTGTCATGGGATCTCACCGAAGCGGTCAAGGCGCGCTTCGACGATGTCGGCATTTCCATCCCGTTCCCGCAGCGCGAGGTGGTGCAGCGCGCCGCCTGA
- the groES gene encoding co-chaperone GroES, whose protein sequence is MAFRPLHDRVLVRRIEAEEKTAGGIIIPDSAQEKPSEGEIVAVGSGAKAEDGTVTPLDVKAGDRVLFGKWSGTEVKLDGEDLLIMKESDIMGIIG, encoded by the coding sequence ATGGCATTTCGTCCGCTGCACGACCGCGTACTGGTCCGTCGCATCGAAGCCGAAGAAAAGACCGCCGGCGGGATCATCATTCCCGACAGCGCCCAGGAAAAGCCGAGCGAAGGCGAAATCGTCGCTGTCGGTTCGGGTGCCAAGGCGGAAGACGGCACGGTCACCCCGCTCGACGTCAAGGCCGGCGACCGCGTCTTGTTCGGCAAGTGGTCGGGCACCGAGGTCAAGCTCGATGGCGAAGACCTGCTGATCATGAAGGAAAGCGACATCATGGGGATCATCGGCTGA
- the groL gene encoding chaperonin GroEL (60 kDa chaperone family; promotes refolding of misfolded polypeptides especially under stressful conditions; forms two stacked rings of heptamers to form a barrel-shaped 14mer; ends can be capped by GroES; misfolded proteins enter the barrel where they are refolded when GroES binds): protein MAAKDVKFGRDAREGILRGVDTLANAVKVTLGPKGRNVVIDKSFGAPRITKDGVTVAKEIELKDKFENMGAQMIKEVASKANDAAGDGTTTATVLAQSIVTEGMKSVAAGMNPMDLKRGIDLAVIKVVEDLKNRSKDVSGSEEIAQVGVISANGDREVGEKIAEAMEKVGKEGVITVDESKGLEFELETVEGMQFDRGYLSPYFITNPDKMTVELENPYILIHEKKLSNLQAMLPVLEAAVQSGRPLLIIAEDIEGEALATLVVNKLRGGLKVAAVKAPGFGDRRKAMLQDIAILTQGEMISEDLGIKLENVTLGMLGEAKRVTIDKDNTTIVDGAGDEGDIKARVNEIRTQIDNTSSDYDREKLQERLAKLAGGVAVIKVGGATEIEVKERKDRVDDALHATRAAVEEGIVPGGGTALLYATKALEGLEGINDDQTRGIDIIRRALQAPVRQIASNAGHDGAVVAGKLTDANDTSLGFNAATDTYEDLVKAGVIDPTKVVRTALQDAASVAGLLITTEAAIAEKPEDKSAAPAMPDMGGMGGMGGMGF from the coding sequence ATGGCAGCCAAGGACGTAAAGTTCGGCCGCGACGCGCGCGAAGGCATCCTGCGCGGCGTCGATACCCTCGCCAATGCCGTTAAGGTCACGCTCGGCCCCAAGGGCCGCAATGTCGTGATCGACAAGAGCTTCGGCGCCCCGCGCATCACCAAGGACGGCGTCACCGTCGCCAAGGAAATCGAACTTAAGGACAAGTTCGAGAACATGGGCGCGCAGATGATCAAGGAAGTCGCATCGAAGGCGAATGACGCCGCCGGTGACGGCACCACCACCGCTACCGTGCTGGCACAGTCGATCGTGACCGAAGGCATGAAATCGGTCGCCGCGGGCATGAACCCGATGGACCTCAAGCGCGGCATCGACCTCGCCGTCATCAAGGTCGTCGAAGACCTCAAGAACCGTTCGAAGGACGTCTCGGGCAGCGAAGAAATCGCCCAGGTCGGCGTGATCTCCGCCAATGGCGACCGTGAAGTCGGCGAAAAGATCGCCGAAGCCATGGAAAAGGTCGGCAAGGAAGGCGTGATCACCGTCGACGAGAGCAAGGGTCTCGAATTCGAGCTCGAAACCGTCGAAGGCATGCAGTTCGACCGCGGCTACCTGTCGCCCTACTTCATCACCAACCCGGACAAGATGACGGTCGAACTCGAAAATCCGTACATCCTGATCCACGAAAAGAAGCTGTCGAACCTGCAGGCAATGCTGCCGGTGCTCGAAGCGGCTGTTCAGAGCGGTCGCCCGCTGCTGATCATCGCGGAAGACATCGAAGGCGAAGCGCTGGCCACTCTCGTGGTCAACAAGCTGCGCGGCGGCCTCAAGGTTGCAGCGGTCAAGGCTCCCGGCTTCGGCGATCGCCGCAAGGCGATGCTGCAGGACATCGCGATCCTGACGCAGGGCGAGATGATTTCGGAAGACCTCGGCATCAAGCTCGAGAACGTTACCCTCGGCATGCTCGGCGAAGCCAAGCGCGTCACCATCGACAAGGACAACACCACGATTGTCGACGGTGCCGGTGACGAAGGCGACATCAAGGCGCGCGTGAACGAGATCCGCACCCAGATCGACAACACCAGCAGCGATTACGACCGCGAGAAGCTCCAGGAGCGTCTCGCCAAGCTCGCCGGCGGTGTGGCCGTGATCAAGGTCGGCGGCGCTACCGAGATCGAAGTCAAGGAACGCAAGGACCGCGTCGACGACGCGCTGCACGCCACCCGCGCAGCCGTCGAAGAAGGCATCGTCCCGGGCGGCGGTACCGCGCTGCTCTATGCGACCAAGGCTCTCGAAGGCCTCGAAGGCATCAATGACGACCAGACCCGCGGCATCGACATCATCCGTCGTGCGCTGCAGGCTCCGGTCCGCCAGATCGCCTCGAACGCAGGCCATGATGGCGCTGTGGTTGCCGGCAAGCTGACCGATGCCAACGATACCTCGCTTGGCTTCAATGCGGCGACCGACACCTACGAAGACCTGGTCAAGGCCGGCGTCATCGACCCGACCAAGGTCGTGCGCACCGCGCTGCAGGACGCCGCTTCGGTGGCCGGCCTGCTGATCACGACCGAGGCTGCGATCGCCGAGAAGCCCGAAGACAAGTCGGCTGCCCCGGCAATGCCCGACATGGGCGGCATGGGCGGTATGGGCGGCATGGGCTTCTAA